AGAGTTTGTCAGTTTAATCAAAGCATTAGAAAACGAAGCCAATCTTAATGATTATGAAAAAGCAGTTTTAAGGGTTTTGAGAAAAGCTTTGGACCATTATGAAAAACTGCCGCCAGAGTTTTTGGAAGAATGGAGTAAAGTCACTAATGAGGCTCATATTATCTGGAAAAACGCGAAAAAGAATAATGATTTTGTTTCTTTTGCTCCGTCTTTAGAAAAGATTGTTCAGCTTTGTCAGAGAAAGGCCGAATATCTGGGCTATCCTAAACATCCTTATGATGCGCTTTTAGATGATTATGAAGAGGGCTGGAAAACTTCTGAAGTAGAAGAGTATTTCAATTCTCTGCGCCAGTCATTAAAGGAACTTTTATCAAAGATTATGACTTGTCCAAGGTATCTGTCAGAACATCCGTTAGAAAAAGAACCATACTTAGAACAAGAGATGCGCCAACTAAATCAAAAAATTTTGAAGTTTCTCAATTATGATCCTAAGACTTTAAGGTTAGATATCTCAGTTCATCCATTTACCGAAACTATCTCATTAAAAGATGTCAGAATTACGACTTGGTATCATCAGCAAGATTTTGCCCGGAGTTTAATGGCGACAGTTCATGAGTTTGGTCATGCTCTTTACGAACTTCAATGTTTAGAGGAGTTAGAACACACCCCAGTTGCTGGTGGCGTTAGTTTAGGAGTACACGAGTCCCAGTCTCGGTTCTGGGAAAATTTAATTGCTCGAACACCAGAATTTATCTCTTTGTTTTACCAGGATTTTATTGGCCTGGGGCAAAACCTGGCTCAATACAGCGAAAAAGAGATAGCTCAGTATTTTAATCTGGTTAGGCCAAGTTTAATTAGAGTAGAAGCAGATGAGCTGACTTATCATTTTCATATTATGTTAAGATTTGAGATAGAAAAGGCTTTAATTGAGAATAAGCTTAAAGTTAAGGATTTGCCCGAAGTTTGGGAGGTTAAGTTTAAAGAATATTTAGGAATTGCGCCTAAAACCGATACTGAAGGCGTTTTGCAAGATATTCATTGGTCAATGGGGGCTCTGGGTTATTTTCCAACCTATTCTTTGGGGACGAGTTTGAGCGCGGTTTGGAAATCATTATTAGAAAGAGAGTTGGGTAGTCTTAATCAGTTAATTGGCTCTGTTGACGGAGTAAGTAAAATCCAGTTTTGGTTGAGACAAAATCTTCATCAATACGGCAGCACCTATGTTCTAAAAGATTTGTTAAGACAGCAAACTGGCAAGGAAGAATTAAGGATTCAGCCCTTACTTGATTATCTAACAGAGAAATACAGCGCAATTTATCAAATTTAAACATGAGACAAAAAATTAATTTTTTATCCGAGCTTAAATGGCGGGGATTGCTCTATCAGAAAACCGAAGGCGTGGAAAAGATTTTTGCTAAACCAGCAGTTTTTTATTGGGGGATTGATTTAACCGCAGACAGTTTGCACCTCGGACAGCTTTTAGGTTTGACAGTAATGAAGCGAGCGATTGAGTTTAGCCATCAGCCGATTATTTTAACCGCATCCGGCACGAGCATGATCGGCGATCCGTCAGGCAAAGAAAAAGAACGGCCAATTCTTTCTCGGCAAGAGATTGAAAAAAACAAAAAAGCAATCAAGAAGCAGATTGAAAAGATTCTTGAAGGAGAAAAGTTTGAGTTGCTGGACAATTATGATTGGTTAAGCAAAATCAATCTGCTTGAGTTTTTGCGCCAAGCGGGCAAATACATTACCCTGAACTCAATGCTTGATAAAGAATCAGTTAAGGCTCGGCTGGAACGCGAATCGGGCATTTCTTTTGCCGAGTTTTCTTACCAGCTTTTGCAAGCTTATGATTTTCTTTATTTGTTTGAGAAATACTATTGCCAAGCGCAGGTAGCTGGTTCAGACCAATGGGGCAATATGGTCCAAGGGATTGATTTAATTAGAAAAAAATTGGGGAAACAAGTTGGCGCGATTTCTTGGCCCTTGATTGAAGATCCTCAAACCGGTAAAAAATTCGGCAAATCCGCAGTCGGCAAGACTATCTGGTTGGATCCGAAAAAAACTCATCCGTTTGAGTTTTACCAGTTTTTTATTAATGTCAGCGACGAGTTAATTCCTCAATTGGTTCGTTACTATTCTTTTAAAACCAAACCGGAGATTGAGGCGGTGGAAAAACAATGGCAAAAGCAAAAAGAATCGCGCTTATTGCAAAAAGAATTAGCTTTTGAACTAACTGAATTGGTTCATAGTTTGAACATAGCCAAAAAGATTAAAAAAATTTCCGAGATTCTTTTTGAAAAAAGCCAAACCGAGTTAACTAAATCAGATCTGGAGTTTGTTAAAACTGCTTTGCCCTATTGGCAGATAAAAAAATCAGCTAAACTGGATTTAGCTGAAGCGGTTTTTGGATTAGGGTTAGTTGATTCTAAAAACGCGGCTAAACGTTTAGTTCAGCAAAACGGAGTTAAAGCCGAGTTGTTGTTTAAGAAGTTCTATTTATTTCGCAAAGGCAGAAAAGAATACGGTATTGTTGAGATAATCTAAAATTTTTAAACCCCCTTTGGTTAAAGGGGGTTTAAAAATTTGACTATAGATTTAAATCCTCGTCTTCCCAAAGCCCTTCTTCGTTTTCAACATCCTCTAAATCAGGTTCTTCAACCGGAAGATAATCTTCTTCTTCGTCAGGCTCGATCTCTTCTTCGGCTTCGTCATCAGTTTCAGTTTCTTCTAATTCCTCGCCCTCTTCATCTTCTTCTTGATTAAGAAGAATGGTTTGGGATTGCCATAAAATATCTGTTGCCATTCTAATTTTTTAATAATTAACATCTTATTTATCAGATATTTTTAAGTTGTCAAGACCGGAACTTTTTATCTCGCCGGCCAAGGCAATTGCCAAAGCGTCAATGGCGTCTTTTGAGTTTAAGTCTTTGTTTATACTGATGATTTTTTCCATCATCTTTCTGACGGACAGTTTATCTGCCCGACCATAACCGCAGACAATATTTTTTACTTCGGTTGGGCTAATTTCAATGACTCTTAATTTAGCAGTTTCGGCTTGGGACAGAAAAGCGCCTTTTAATTCGCTGACCGCTAAAGCTGAAGAGGTGTTTCTGCCAAAATAAACTTTTTCTATGGCTAATAATTTCGGTCGGTGTTTTTTGATTATTTTGACAAATTCTTTGGCGATTTCCGGCAGAGTCATTTTTTCCGGCTTAATTAAACCGGCGCTGATAAAAGAATAATTTTTGTCTTTTTTTTCAATCAAGCCAAAGCCGATTTTTTTTGTTCCCGGGTCAATCCCCAAAACGATCTCTTGTTTTCTCATAAAATTAATTGGCAAAACTAATCAAGATTGATATTGGTGTAAACTGACAAAACATCATCTCTTTCTTCTAACTCAACAACCAGATGTTCAATCTTTTCTTTAGCTTCGGGAGAGACGGTTTGGGGGTTTTCTGTTGAATAAATAATCTCTGTTTCAGCTGGAATCTGTCTTTTCTCCAGCAGCTCTCTTATTGAGCTAAGTTTGTTTTTTGGGCAAAGAATTGTTATCAGGTCATTTTCTAAGATGTCTTCAGCGCCAAGGTCAATAACCTC
The Patescibacteria group bacterium DNA segment above includes these coding regions:
- a CDS encoding carboxypeptidase M32 translates to MAVFQNKIVKQILEKYQTLWALTHYQTLGGWDLNTYMPEAGASARGLAEAKLSVLRQKLFLNKEFVSLIKALENEANLNDYEKAVLRVLRKALDHYEKLPPEFLEEWSKVTNEAHIIWKNAKKNNDFVSFAPSLEKIVQLCQRKAEYLGYPKHPYDALLDDYEEGWKTSEVEEYFNSLRQSLKELLSKIMTCPRYLSEHPLEKEPYLEQEMRQLNQKILKFLNYDPKTLRLDISVHPFTETISLKDVRITTWYHQQDFARSLMATVHEFGHALYELQCLEELEHTPVAGGVSLGVHESQSRFWENLIARTPEFISLFYQDFIGLGQNLAQYSEKEIAQYFNLVRPSLIRVEADELTYHFHIMLRFEIEKALIENKLKVKDLPEVWEVKFKEYLGIAPKTDTEGVLQDIHWSMGALGYFPTYSLGTSLSAVWKSLLERELGSLNQLIGSVDGVSKIQFWLRQNLHQYGSTYVLKDLLRQQTGKEELRIQPLLDYLTEKYSAIYQI
- the tyrS gene encoding tyrosine--tRNA ligase, producing the protein MRQKINFLSELKWRGLLYQKTEGVEKIFAKPAVFYWGIDLTADSLHLGQLLGLTVMKRAIEFSHQPIILTASGTSMIGDPSGKEKERPILSRQEIEKNKKAIKKQIEKILEGEKFELLDNYDWLSKINLLEFLRQAGKYITLNSMLDKESVKARLERESGISFAEFSYQLLQAYDFLYLFEKYYCQAQVAGSDQWGNMVQGIDLIRKKLGKQVGAISWPLIEDPQTGKKFGKSAVGKTIWLDPKKTHPFEFYQFFINVSDELIPQLVRYYSFKTKPEIEAVEKQWQKQKESRLLQKELAFELTELVHSLNIAKKIKKISEILFEKSQTELTKSDLEFVKTALPYWQIKKSAKLDLAEAVFGLGLVDSKNAAKRLVQQNGVKAELLFKKFYLFRKGRKEYGIVEII
- the ruvC gene encoding crossover junction endodeoxyribonuclease RuvC, whose product is MRKQEIVLGIDPGTKKIGFGLIEKKDKNYSFISAGLIKPEKMTLPEIAKEFVKIIKKHRPKLLAIEKVYFGRNTSSALAVSELKGAFLSQAETAKLRVIEISPTEVKNIVCGYGRADKLSVRKMMEKIISINKDLNSKDAIDALAIALAGEIKSSGLDNLKISDK